From Platichthys flesus chromosome 7, fPlaFle2.1, whole genome shotgun sequence:
CAGTGTGGGAGAGGAGATGAGTGTGAtgaagggaagaaaagaaaatagaggAGAATAAGACCAGCGACGCATTCAAACCTTGTTTAAAACATGCTTTTCCGACCATCATTTCTGCAAACTCTCTGTATCTCAACATCGACCTCAGCACTTTTCAGTTAAATCCTTTTTGTAGAGTTTCAAAGACTTTTAAAGTTGTTTGCCAACTGCAACCTCGGCGCCAAGTCAAGTCACATATTTATAGATTATCCCAGCATGCCACACAGGAAAAAAGGTCCCTGTTCTCTACTGTGATGCGATGGTAGAAACATTTTCAAGTCTTATCTCAGACAACAGAGCAAAACAGAACATCTTTGATTATTATATGACTGTGAAAACGAAGGTGCAGCTGTCACAGCAGACTAGTGAATTATACAATAATGAGCAACACCAGAGAAATGGAGTTGGAATTGTGTTAAACTGTTATGACCATGAGCTAAAAGTCACACAGTTGAACATCATGTATCaataatataatgtttttatgtgtttctttCTGTAGTGGAGTCATTCGGTAGAGCTTTCACTCAAAAGCCTGTGCTCTCACTCAAAtagcccctgcttgtgcttagatTTGCTTTGCTTGTGATCAAGCTCTATTTTGAACTGAAATATCTTGACCCCTGCAGTGGATGTGTTTAACGTTATCTAATTTACaatatatgaaatatttttAGAGCAGAAAACAGTAAAGCTGGGcaatatgacttcaaatcaataacatgattatttcaaacttttacatTGATTGCGATATTGCCCAGCCCTTTGTATCAGTTTGGATGTAGAGGTAAAGGAGCAAAGTCTCTAAGAAGTCAGGAATACTTCACCACATCACATGGAGCTGTCTGCAGTTACATTTGCTGAACGACTGATTAATTTAGATTGTTTGTGACTTTGTAAACTAGAGTCTTTTGAAggcttttttcagttttcattagttgccatctgtttgtctgtttgtgtgtttgtctgctttcCTGTCAATCTGTTCGTCTGTGAACTGTGACATGCTTTGTTTCCATTGTAATTTGAGATTAAAAGAAATCGCATTGACTAGCccgaggagagaaaacacagtatGTGACTAATATGGAAGagtagttgtgtttgtttgtaaacacaacatctcaGACTGCACTTTTGAAGGTTACAGCCTCATAAACACTTTTACTGAAGCTCAAACAATAAATCGGATAGGTTCACAAAAGTCTTACTCCATGATGTTAGAAGTGGCCAAAACTCTGCAGTAAATCTTGAATTAAACctttattggatttttttttttttttattagtaaATTAATTTGACCAGCGCCGTAATAGATTTATTCTGACCTGTGGCCCAGGGTGTTGCTATTGTGCCTAGTTGGTACACAAAGCTTTAGTTATTGTCATTTATCAAAGAGACATCATATTAAATCTGTCAATGTCAAGACTTGGGGTCACAATCAATTTGGAGTTCAAATGCTTGGAAAACCATGAAAAGGAATGCTAAGTTTGGTCCGATGGTTTATGAGTTACCAGGttagaaagacagacagatggaacGAGAGAAAATCCACACTCCACCTGATTGCTCAGTGTGAGCGACGACAGTCGGAGAAACACCAAAGTGAGAAAAACATATCACATGTGATccactgtgttttaaataaagagCGAAGGCTGAGGCgtggtgttagtgtgtgtgacagcaggtgTCGTTCTCCTGTGGCGGACTGAGCGCTCAGCTCTCCCACTGGGGCCGGTTATTAATGGCTACGGATTCATTACAAGCAGCCAGTCAGCCATGCTGCCAGCACGCCCGATGCTATTAGTCACACAGTCAGACTGATAGATGCAcacaggcatacacacacacactggcatacAATTAATGAGCACCAAATACCACCCCCAAACGCTTATACACTTACACAGATTCAAGAACATTACACACAAACCTGTCGCACAACAAATGAATCACTTCTGCGGTAAGGTTTTTATTTAGAATATCTACTGTGGTGTGTCTAACGTTTATCAATTTTTCTTGTCCCTTTCCTATTCCCTATTCTCTCTATCCAGAGGACATCTTTGTCCTCCAGGGGAAAGACAAGAAGAACCCTCTCATCTACGGCCTGTTCACCACGTCGAGGTAGGTTCCTCTGTTAAACACTAAACACCACATTCCAGTTTCTTCAAACTTTATAAACTGTTTACAATTTGCGCACCCTTGTGTAGATACAAACAAATTCCAGTGGTGTGATGAATGGGCGTGACTGGGGGTGTCATACATTTCTAATGGGTGGAGAAGTTTTGGTCATGGTCACCTCAAAGTGATACAAAAAGCATTGCATTTTTAGCATGACTAACAACCACAAACCAAACGTTTCACACATGAGACTTAATCAGTGTGTTCTGGGCGATAGGCAGTTATGCACTTTTGCAGCCCTCAGAGGCAGCAGTAGGTACTGCAAGTGTCTAAATGAGACATTTAATTAAAGATTTAATAGCTGCCATATAATATCAAAGTCATTGATTAAAAGGCAGATGACATGGGGCCAATTTAGagatttctctcttcctcttttcaagATGTGAAAGATAAGGATTTATACATAACATGTAGATGCAGCTTTATATGAACTTTATCTGGACATGGGTTATATTGGGATGTGGAGAATTTGGTTGGCAAGAGTTGAAAAAGGTTACTTTTCATTAAATTGTATCtttaaatagtaaaaaaacGACTGCATTTGCCTACAGTGTGTGTCATCATGAGTCTGTTGAAAGGCAGACAAGATAACATCTAAGCCATGATGTCAACActctgtgtgggtgggtggcTATGGcttagggggtagagtggttttCCTTCAACCggaaggtcagtggttcaatcTTCAGTCTTCCCGAACgccatgccgaagtgtccttgggcaagagcccctaaatggcccctcatagatgttgaatgcagtaaTTCGCTTTGGATATATGCGTCTGCCAAATGAAAGTGtagtgtactgtgtgtgtggtgtgtctgttgtgtgtgcgcctgtgtgtttgtgtggatcttGACTTGTATCATACTTTTCTCAGGCACTCCAACCCTTTTGACTCAAACTCTCTCATTTAAAGAAACAGTCCATAACATCTCTGTGACCTCAAGCTACTTTTAGACcttgagaaaaagaaagtcatcaaagaaaaacatacagaagacaaaatgcaaaataaatgttactaaTATACAGAGGTCAAACCAGAATGAGTACATACTGTGCCACTACAAACTTGATAACAAAACATGGAAAATATGAAGCAGCAGTGACCTGGGCCTTATTACAGTATGTATGCAGTATGCTTTATGTTGGTATTGCAAAATAATAACTATCTAGAGTTATAGACATTCATAACATAATCAGAAATACTTTAATGATCcccagggagagggagagaaaaatatcTTTGTTACATCTGGAACAGAGCAGTGATATGATGGAAGGCAGACAGACATTTAAACACAGCGACAGGAACAGATAACAGAATGCATGttagagacagaaaacaggttTAACAACAACAGTCCACAGACAGGAAAACACTATTAAGTGAGGAAAGTCCAGATCAAATTAGCGAGTGAGTAAAAGCCTGtagctttttttcttccactcaCTGACAGAACCACATGCTCTGAGAATAATCCAGTTTCAGAGCTGGACCCCAGCGCTCCACAGTAGCAGCAGACGTATGACAGCGTTTGGCGTGGCCAAACAGGGAGTTGGTCTGTTTTTGGGGTTTTGGAAAGTGTGCATGGAATCCGAGAGGGGATCAGACAGAACTCCAAGGCATCACTCAGGGGTGGGGTCCCGACCACAGGAGTGCAGAGTGCAGGAAGGTCACGCCCCCTGAATGGAAACTTCTCTCTGCGCTGCAGTTATGATTTCacacatttgacatttttcttcctcttgtgATGAAGCCAAAAGAGGatttatgcttttatttaatttatttattaatcttttcctttttttatatgaattgtCATAAATCACATGCAATGTGTTAGAAACAGCCGATTGGATTTATTTAGCTACTGAGCCTTACTAAACAGAAGGTTGTTTTTtaggtttgtcttttttctttgctttcattAACTCATATTTAAAAAgctaattttttttataaaaattaaataaaattctaATTTAGAAAGCATTTGCATTTTCAATGATAgtcattttcttttgtgtgtttttagtattttaagAGACATTTAAGACTTGATCAATTATCAGAATATGGCGAGTTGTCGATTACACTGAATATTTCAAGAAAGCTTGTGGTTGGGTTTTCAGTAAATACAACCTTGGTCTCCTATTGTCCATGGAGGTCAATTTTTTCACCAATTCTTAAATGCTCCTCAAACCCTGGTAATAACATTCATACCATAATTTGAGCAATTGCTTTGGTGATTTCTGCTTAGTTAAAGGGAAAACTTGAAGACCAGAAACTTCTGGCAATAATACATTTAGCCATTTTTTGACATTCTCTTGTCTACTCTGTCGCCTTGAAGCAAGACGTTTCATGGTTTGAGTCGGATTCGAAGACATGCAGCTTATGTTAATTGTACAATCTAAATAGCCTGGAGATGagaatggttgtttgtccctGTACGTCAGCCCTCAATGGCATTCACTGGCGACCCGTAAATGGcctgtatttataaagtgcttttccAGTTTTATCAACCACTCTTTACAGAACAATAGCTTTACAGAACAAGTTGCATTCACCCTTTTACACTCACATTCATTCACACTGTatgcacagctgtcaggggccATTTGGGCTCACCAAGGACTCTTTGGAATGCAGAGGTGAAAAGGCCTCTACCTCCAGGTGTACCCTGCCTCTTGTCCATTGTCAGCCAATCCGTGAGCCGTATAGATGATGGTTTGCTGAATGTGGGCACTAAGTTTCACATTGGACAAAATTCAAAAGGGCTCAATTAAAATCCAGCATACTGAGTAGGAAAATGGCTCTTAAGCGAGAGCACTGAGAAACGTTTTTTGATGAAGTGAAAATATCAGCTATAGGAAATTTGAGGTTCATGAAATGTTGGCAGAGAAGGAAAGCCTCCTATGTTTCTTACATGGGTGACTCCATATGTTATGACAGGATGGTAACCTTTACTGCTCAGCTTCATATCAGGTCAGTCACCAAACTTTGATTCTTTAGAAGTGTTTGTTAACACATGAATTCAGATTCAAGCGAACTATGAATTATTATGTATACTTGTGTTAACAGTGGATTTTATTTGGATGTAACTATCAGCAGTGTCGGCTTTGTAGAAATTTTACAGTTGTTTTCATCAGGGATTCCTGATAAATCAGTCACAGTATTATTTTAACAACTCCATAGTATGTGTCAGCTGTCTATACTGAGTGAAACCATTGTGTGACCATCACCATCCCAACACGGCCTGTCTCTCTGTTCGGATTCCAGCAGCTCTGCCATTAAACACGGCTGGAATCTTCAACTCTGACACACTTTGCCAAAAATGTAAACCATGATCTTAACTACAGTGGATGGGATGTGTTGTGGTCAGGACTGATGTGCTAAAAGCAGAGTGTTCATCCAAGCTAAACTTTGGTTTGGTGAAGAGCTGAAAAGCCACAATGACTCAGAGCTCTTCATACAGTACATCACATCCTTCTTTAACTTACAGATTAGAGACCATGGCAGCAATGCTCAGCCCATGCTTTTACTCATGATGGCTGGATGAAGGTTGCTGTTAATGacttctctccttcctgtgcACCTTCTTGTTTATCCTCAGTGATATTCTGAATGGTTCGGCTGTGTGCGTTTACCGGATGGAGGATGTCGTTCGGGCTTTTAAGGGAAACTTCTTACACAAGGAGGGGCCTCAGTATAAGTGGGCAGAGTTTACAGGCAAGGTGCCCTACCCACGACCAGGAACTGTAAGTGAAACTTcaaaacatcttcaaatgttCAGTTAATACCCTCACCATTTGGTGCATGAAGTTATACAGTCAACAAAGAAGTATAAATGTAGCAAATGCACAATTATGACTACACTCAGTTACTGCAACATAGccaataaactgaaaaaaatagtcgacttaattttaaatataaattacaccATGTTTACAGAATGTATCCTTTTGACAATTTTCTTCCCTCTTTACCTCTCTGTCAGTGTCCAAGCAGCACATATGGAAGCTACAGTTCGACCAGAGAGTATCCTGACGACGTCATCTTCTTCAGCAGGACACACCCGCTGCTGCAGGTTCGGCTAATGATTCACATTATTTAACAATAATTATACAATagtaaactttatttatattcaatgtAACAAAGTACTGCACAAGACAAAGTAACAAGGgcaattaaaaacacttttgtcATGTGATCGTTTATCAAAAGAAGGGCAATaacagaaagaaaggaagaaagaaaatatatatatgggttACAAAAAGGCTATTAGTTCATACCACAAGTCCAGTAAAATCATGGGATGCGTTGGTATCAAATTAAAAACCTTATTGTTCTAGGAAAATGTGCTACCACTGGGAGAGCGCCCACTCCTGGTCAGAGTCGGTGTCCACTACAAGTTCACCAAATTGCTGGTGGACCGAGTGGAGGCGGTGGACGGCACCTATGATGTTCTGTTCATCGGCACAGGTATGAGAGTGTGTGCAATGGACTCTTTCTCTAAGTTTTCAAAAGTTTAGGTCTGAGCTTTAACCCTGAGGGgaaatgtgatgtttgtttgtttcacagtaaaactttaaaaaagtgATGTTTCTTTTGCTGCAGACTCCGGTCTGGTGCTGAAAGCCATCCATCTGCCCAGAGAACACGGTCAGAGTCATGAGGTCACTCTGGAGCAGCTCCAGGTCTTTCAGgtacaacaacaaacacagtgtTGCACCACAGATTTTACTGCAAACCACTGTAtctttgtttctgtacaatctGAACATTGACTCACAGACATTTGAAACTTTCTCTTACTTTGTTTCAGTTAGATTATCGAGTATAATGCAGAGTAGTCTTCAAGTCAGTCTAGACTTGACAAAGCATGACAGCTtaagatttaattaattaattaaactgTATCAGCAGCAAACTGTTCATTTccatacaaaaataataaaaacaatgaaataaaacgtATTGATCAGTACATATGATATCTGAATCATTACATTATAGAGTAGCAGGAATATAAAATATGCCCATTTATAGTTGGCAGCTGcattcaattaatcaatcaatctatctatctatctatctatctatctatctatctatctatctatctatctatctatctatctatctatctatctatctatctattgttAAGTTTGAAACTCAATATGTTTGCTTCTCTCTCGTTCACAGCACAAATCACCTGTAACAGCCATGACACTCTCAAAGAAAAAGGTAAGAGATGAAAAGAGATGGAGACAAAAACTCTCTTCGAAACTTccatactctcacacacacacacacacacacacacacacacacacacacacacacacacacacacacacatacacagacacacaacatcacacttATCACTCACATCTCCACCTTATATCTCCAAGGACAGCTTCATCACCAGTTGCTATGGTTACCCCACCTCTCAGTCAGAGCAGTAATGAAGagatgctacacacacacacacacacacacacactcacacacacacacacacacacaaacacacatacagaaatacACCTTGCATTATTCAAATTGTCTGGGtttcatgaaaaacacaccacacaaacaggCCACACTGACATTGTTACACTGTGAGTTAGATGTGTGACTCAGTGGTTGAGGATGAATCTGATTTAGCCATTGATTGTCAGtttgtctcttttgttttttggagCAAACTAAATACCCCCCTTTCTCTCATGTCTCTCTATttaactctcctcctcccccctacTGATTCCTGCTTCCATTCCTCCTTCCTTTTCCTCAACCATCCTTCACTCCCTTTTCCAACCATCTTTGTTCCTATGACTcaatttctctctgtctcctccacctcctcctctacctcctccttctccacctccagcagTGGTTGTTTGTGGGCTCCAGGGAGGGTGTGTCCCAGCTCGCCCTGTACCAGTGTGAGTTGTACGGTCAGGCGTGCGCAGAGTGCTGCCTGGCCAGAGATCCCTACTGCACCTGGGACGGACACGCCTGCAGCCCCTACATGCCCACTGTGCGCAGGTATAGTGAATTACTACAGATCTGCTCGGAACCATATGCCGTTTACTGGAAATCACTGACAACTGCCTTTTTCCCCCTCTGGATAACAAACATGTGGATTTGATCCTCTTAAATCGGGTTAAACCAAAATAGTTTATAGTTTGAAACACGGCCAAAGGTACATCTCAATTACATCTTTGAGATCGTTCAGattaaagtattttttcctCTTGAACAACACTTTCCATGAAATGCGCAGTTGCCTATGCTTTTTGTGGAACTTTTCCTCAGTGCCACAGTCCTCACCATAAGACAAGATCTCAACTGCGGCACAAAATGTAATAACACTTATAAGCTCAATTGGCATTAAATTTGTGAAGTAAATTGATTCTACCAAGTAGATTTAATTAGCAGTGATCTTTTCTGCACCACAACATATAGGACAAACTTTGCCACACtactgttgttttcatttggttcCATGTAACACTTCTCTGTTATAGGAAGTAATTGCATTGATTGGTGACCTGCTGGTTGAGATTCTTTCTTAAGCTTATTACGTTTTCTCCACAGGAGGAATGCTCGTCATTtaggggaggaagaggatccGCTCACTCAGTGTGTCAGACAGGGAGGTGAGGAAACAATACACCGTTCAACATGTTTGTTCACTGATACTTTACTGATACTTTGCAAAGTAACAGCATCAAAGTAAGTGTTATTTTAAATAGCTTATAAATAGAGAACAACATTTCATGTTATAACAACTCTACAACTTAAAACATAGTGATACTAAATGCCTAATAAATAGAATATATCGGGTTGCCAACAAATGGGCAGAACTATGAGACTTTATCAGGGTTGAACCCAAAATTCCCGGACTTGTTTCTGTCATTGTCCCTGCTGGAAACACAGTTAACCAAGCTGTCACATCTttttctcactgtctctcagccgtgctgcaggtggaggcggAGCAGAGGGTGATGATGGTTGCTGAGGGTAACAGCACCTACCTGGAGTGTCTCCCTCGATCCAGACATGCTGCTGTTACCTGGTACAAACAGGCTGGAGAGAACAGTCCTGAACTAAACCAGGtacttttgaaatattaaaactaattatatataaatacaggatAATCTTATAGATACACTTTTTCCAATATCTTAAGAGGAAATATGCATCTAAATATATCTAGAGGCGGATAGGTGCTGTCAAAGGCTTCTGTGACTCATTGagcagcctgccaccagggcAGAGATATTCTTTATACGTTCTTCTTTCCACTCTAACCAACCAGACAAGGCCAAAGTTAGGGTTGGGAgctcacagctgtcaatcattgtATAAACATGCCTCTGGTCAACTGCTCCTCTCTCACTGAGGCTTAACTCCATATGCCTTCATGGTTGACTCACAGGTTAGCAAGCTGCTGAGACAGCGAACATAATGAGGATCCCGGTTTAGGGCTGGGCCAGGACCGTCTGCCTTCAGGGCTGCACTGTGGCCTCGCTCCTGGGTGGAGTGGACCAGGGTTAGGGAGAGGGAGCTTAGTGGTTTGTACTTGAGCCTCACAGTCAGACTGGCATGATCCCTACAGCTTGCATATTGCAGTTTTGAGTTTGTCCAACACTTGAATGTTAAGATACAGTCTTCAGCACTAGAATAAATATCAATGTGATAATAACTCCCATACACTAACATGGTATAGGCAGTGTGTATGGCCTATAatgcagcaagccaccaggtggtgatcaagatGCTCTACCAAATATAAGCACTTGGTGATGCACTCATCAATCATCTATCTGTCTCCCTGCTCAGGTGGTAACAGGTGACCAGCTGGTGGTTATCGAGCGGGGTGTTCTGATTCGTCGAGCCGAGCTGTCTCATGGCGGTGTCTACCACTGCCAGGTGGAGGAGCATGGCTACCACTGGACCGCCGTCACTGTTCGTCTAGCTGTCTGGAGCTCCTCAGCCAACCACCTCTTCGCTTCCTGGTCCAGCTCATCCTATCAGAGCAGGGGACCCAAGCCCTGGTACGAGGACGTGATGGCGCTGATTCACCCGGGAAATGTCGGCCAGCACTGCAGGGCCCTGGGATACCGCCCCCCACGCTACCACCGTCGTCATGGTGACATGATGGTGGAGCCAaacaaggagaaagagagaggagaaaggcaCAAGCATGGGGGAgggcgtggaggaggaggagggggaggaagagcagcagggaggaagagcaggagcaaGCCTCAGCAGAGGGCGCCAAGAAGCGCTTGAATGTTTcgcagagcaggagggaggattCCAGTGACGTGCACACATTTATGTTACATatacatgaatacacacacatacacatacttggacacatgtacacacacacacacacacacacacttaacttAATACACTTagacacaaacatactgtatgtacagAGACTACGTCATGAGCATGCACTTACCTACAAATAAAAATGGCATCTTTTCATTACTTTCATAGCTTTCAAACTAAGCTACACAAAGAACTGAAGTATGTACAGGAGGATGTGAACAGCAAAGACTGTTTGACCTGGACAAAAGAGAAGTAGATTACATGTAGAGGTTGCGAAGCATGCTGAATGAAGGATGAGCAGCATGTCCGGATCACTCAGTTTGACTGACTCGGCCTCGTGACAAGGACGTGTAAAAGGAATGCTTTGAATTTACATTCTctacaaaaaatacattaaataggAGTCTTGTTCCAGAAGTTTTgcagttgaaaaaaatataatccAACCCATATGAAATGATTGCTGTCTTAAAGCACCACCAGGTTTCTGAATGTTTCTGCCCATTAATTACAAATCACACAATGTCAATTATGCTCCAAAACAGAACAGATGTTTTTTGATTGATTTCCTACCTTCAAGGCAGACACTGGTTTCCATTGATTTTCATGTGCAGAAACTTGAAAAATGCATCATGTTGCCTTTTTTTGGTTAAAGGTCATTTAATTGCAGTTGCAAGAAGCATTTTTCAaactttctgttgtgttgagCTCAAATTTCAAGTATACTCCGTCCGTCAATGGAGAACTGACGCTACATCCGTACTactttgtttgaaaatgtatcaGCTCTGCGACGGATACGCCTGGTGTCCACACTTCTCTAGAGTTGGAGAGTCTGGCTCTGTTATTTTAAAATTTTAAGCGCTACCTTGTAATCTGAATGGGCAGAAAGTGAGATATCTgaaaactgttttcagacatctCAGCTCAGCTTGCAACCGCTTGCAGACTGGGTCTTTTCGGTTAAACATATTTGCTGATTTATCAGGCttctatcacatgaccccttcTGTAAGAAAACAACTGGCATTAGCCttggctaccagtgtagaacaaaacctttgttgtgtttaaacaaaaaagtagttgtatggatgtagcctgaagATCGGCTGCTCACAAGCAGCATTGTCGAGATACATGATTGAAAAGTTAACAATAAgaagacataaaaacaaaaggataCAGCTGTTGTATGGTATTGTCTGTCAATGTTCATAATGCTACAAAGCTAAAATAGAAACGAAAGATATCTTGTATCCTCTTAGTGGAAACCTCATTGATCTAAAATCTCAGTATGTTGTGGAAAACTATCAGCAGTGATTGATAATTAAAGGGTAAAATCTTCAGACTTCAATTATTAGCTatcaatgtaatgtaatataaacaGAGCAGCAACTTTGAAAAAGTGATGATTTAGATcgcaaacagcactgattttggATATGTAACAGTTTAACATAAAGTCCCTTCAGCAATTCAACTTAAACTAAAGCCTTTTTGGTTTGTTGAGATAGGCGGAGTCTGACCACAAGATTACTGACCGCGGCCCATAAAGATGAAAGGCAGCGACCACTTTGATGAGGTTGCAGATCTACTTTCCCAGGTCGTtagtgttgtgtgttgctgccGTGCAAACGCACCACAGGAGAAGTTTCCTTTatgttctcctctgtgtttggttCAGTCCATAGCTGCACTTATTTTGTGCCACGCAGCAAAAAAGCTGT
This genomic window contains:
- the sema3h gene encoding sema domain, immunoglobulin domain (Ig), short basic domain, secreted, (semaphorin) 3H, producing the protein MFLPVAAVLLAHLGSTLTEAWRASQPRLQFTHSELIQNGRLLMLPLVAGDLHSLLPDEDGRRLYVAMKDNLLSTGLDDITQNPRKLYWPASPDRVQECLMAGKDPELECANFLRVLQPFNQTHLYVCGTGAFNPRCAVIATNVFQQSEHPTLSYSQTECGKGKCPYDPFQKTASAVVDGELYAGITSDFMSRDSAFFRSLGSRHVIRTEQYDSTWLQNAQFVRVAPLSETDNPEDDKVYVFFTERAQEAEGAAGKVLYSRVARVCKNDIGGQRSLVNKWSTFQKARMVCSVPGPDGLQTHFDQLQDIFVLQGKDKKNPLIYGLFTTSSDILNGSAVCVYRMEDVVRAFKGNFLHKEGPQYKWAEFTGKVPYPRPGTCPSSTYGSYSSTREYPDDVIFFSRTHPLLQENVLPLGERPLLVRVGVHYKFTKLLVDRVEAVDGTYDVLFIGTDSGLVLKAIHLPREHGQSHEVTLEQLQVFQHKSPVTAMTLSKKKQWLFVGSREGVSQLALYQCELYGQACAECCLARDPYCTWDGHACSPYMPTVRRRNARHLGEEEDPLTQCVRQGAVLQVEAEQRVMMVAEGNSTYLECLPRSRHAAVTWYKQAGENSPELNQVVTGDQLVVIERGVLIRRAELSHGGVYHCQVEEHGYHWTAVTVRLAVWSSSANHLFASWSSSSYQSRGPKPWYEDVMALIHPGNVGQHCRALGYRPPRYHRRHGDMMVEPNKEKERGERHKHGGGRGGGGGGGRAAGRKSRSKPQQRAPRSA